The following proteins are encoded in a genomic region of Candidatus Methylospira mobilis:
- a CDS encoding DUF4258 domain-containing protein, whose amino-acid sequence MKLVYRQHAIRRMFERNINTDDVTAALTTGNEIEKYPNDTPYPSCLWLGYSGSRPLHIVFADNTEDDERIVITAYEPDSAQWLPDFTKRARV is encoded by the coding sequence ATGAAGCTTGTCTACCGGCAGCATGCCATACGTCGTATGTTTGAACGCAACATCAATACCGACGATGTTACCGCCGCGTTGACAACCGGGAATGAGATAGAAAAATACCCGAATGACACCCCGTACCCAAGCTGTCTATGGCTGGGATACTCGGGTAGCAGACCGTTGCACATCGTCTTTGCGGATAACACAGAAGACGATGAGCGTATCGTAATTACAGCCTATGAGCCTGATTCGGCGCAATGGCTACCAGACTTTACAAAGAGGGCTAGGGTATGA
- a CDS encoding type II toxin-antitoxin system MqsA family antitoxin: MKCVICKQGNTRAGTATVILERDGSTVVFHKVPADVCDNCGEAYHSSEVTEALLQQAAASIAQGAEVDIRRYAVAA; this comes from the coding sequence ATGAAGTGTGTAATCTGTAAGCAAGGCAACACCCGTGCAGGTACCGCAACTGTAATTCTTGAGCGTGATGGTTCGACTGTCGTCTTTCATAAAGTGCCTGCGGATGTTTGCGATAACTGCGGCGAGGCTTATCATTCCAGTGAGGTAACGGAAGCGCTTCTGCAACAGGCTGCGGCGTCGATAGCTCAGGGGGCAGAGGTTGACATCAGGCGGTATGCCGTTGCGGCGTGA